Proteins from one Bactrocera neohumeralis isolate Rockhampton chromosome 3, APGP_CSIRO_Bneo_wtdbg2-racon-allhic-juicebox.fasta_v2, whole genome shotgun sequence genomic window:
- the LOC126754103 gene encoding lysosomal aspartic protease-like, whose protein sequence is MLKFTVLVLCLALVADAALVRVPLNKPNKRRSIKNYSTNLAVLRSKYNSNFVATSEQLSNYLDDQYYGPITIGTPPQNFNVLFDTGSSNLWVPGAPCASADEACLTHNTYDSSASSTYQANGQSFAIAYGSGSLTGYLAVDTVTFNGLSIAQQTFAVATSEPGTTFLYSEFDGILGMGYQQIAVDNVVPPFYNLYTQGLIDSPVFAFYLTSNGTSTQGGELTLGGVDTNHYVGELTYVPVVSEGYWQFNMDSVIINGEDICSECSAIADTGTSLLAVPTDIYENVQNAIGAQLSSDEAYYVDCSVVSSLPTISFGIGGTTFSLSGSDYIVESDDENGGVVCMSAFEDAGTNFWILGDVFISKYYTVFDMGNNQVGFAPATSEALTDDPSSTCSCACE, encoded by the coding sequence ATGCTTAAGTTTACCGTGCTAGTTTTGTGTTTGGCCTTGGTGGCAGATGCCGCGCTCGTACGCGTACCGTTGAATAAGCCCAACAAACGGCGCTCGATTAAAAACTACAGCACGAACCTCGCCGTGCTGCGCAGCAAATACAACTCGAATTTCGTCGCTACCTCCGAGCAATTGAGCAACTATCTGGACGATCAATATTATGGACCCATCACCATTGGTACACCACCACAAAATTTCAACGTGCTTTTCGATACAGGTTCATCAAACTTATGGGTACCTGGAGCACCGTGCGCTTCCGCCGATGAGGCCTGCTTAACACACAATACCTACGACTCCAGTGCATCGAGCACATACCAGGCGAATGGCCAGAGTTTCGCTATAGCATACGGTAGTGGTAGCCTGACGGGTTACTTAGCCGTGGATACAGTCACGTTTAATGGTCTAAGCATTGCACAGCAAACATTTGCTGTAGCTACCTCTGAGCCAGGCACTACGTTTCTTTACTCCGAATTCGATGGTATTCTGGGCATGGGTTATCAACAGATTGCGGTCGATAATGTAGTGCCACCATTCTACAATCTGTACACGCAAGGCTTAATCGATTCGCCCGTCTTTGCATTCTATTTGACTAGTAATGGCACTTCCACTCAAGGTGGTGAACTTACACTTGGCGGCGTTGATACTAATCATTATGTTGGTGAACTCACTTATGTGCCGGTGGTAAGCGAAGGTTACTGGCAATTCAATATGGATTCGGTCATCATTAATGGTGAGGACATATGCTCTGAGTGCTCAGCCATTGCCGATACGGGCACCAGTTTGTTGGCTGTGCCGACCGACATTTACGAAAATGTACAGAATGCTATTGGCGCTCAACTAAGCAGTGATGAAGCATATTATGTGGATTGTTCGGTAGTGAGCAGTTTGCCAACTATTTCGTTTGGTATTGGCGGCACAACCTTTAGCCTTAGCGGTTCCGATTACATTGTAGAGTCGGATGATGAGAATGGTGGTGTCGTGTGTATGTCCGCTTTCGAAGATGCTGGCACGAACTTTTGGATTCTTGGCGACGTCTTCATTAGCAAGTATTACACGGTCTTTGATATGGGTAATAATCAAGTGGGTTTTGCTCCAGCAACCAGTGAAGCATTGACTGATGACCCGAGCTCAACTTGCAGTTGCGCGTGTGAGTGA
- the LOC126754107 gene encoding lysosomal aspartic protease-like, with protein sequence MLKFLVTVTCLALIAQATVVQIPLNKNNQKRSLKNVAAQLAVLRSKYNSLPRATDEQLHNYLDDSYYGAITIGTPPQNFQVLFDTGSSNLWVPKGPCSGDPACNNHNSYDASKSSTYKANGTEFSIQYGTGSLTGYLVEDTVSVAGLAINDQVFAVATTEPGTTFVDAVFDGILGMGYQEISNDNVVPPFYNLYKQGLVKEPVFSFYLTRDGTSSQGGVLTLGGIDSDHYEGDITYVPVASKGYWQFNVDTVYIGDNEFSYEDSAIADTGTSLVAVPYYLYGYLQELIGAEPDYEGQYFVDCSQVSSLPKISFTIAGTNFTLEGSDYVIEVDSESGEQLCMTAFEDGGTSFWILGDVFIGKYYSVFDLGNNQVGFAKAK encoded by the coding sequence ATGTTGAAGTTTCTCGTTACGGTAACGTGCTTAGCGTTGATCGCACAAGCGACTGTCGTACAAATTCCATTGAATAAGAACAACCAAAAACGCTCCTTGAAGAATGTCGCCGCACAATTGGCGGTTTTGCGTAGCAAATACAATTCCTTGCCACGCGCTACAGACGAGCAGTTGCACAATTACTTGGACGATTCATACTATGGTGCTATCACCATTGGTACACCACCGCAAAACTTCCAAGTACTCTTCGACACCGGTTCATCAAATTTGTGGGTGCCTAAAGGACCATGCTCAGGTGATCCGGCTTGCAATAACCACAACTCATATGATGCAAGCAAATCGAGTACATATAAAGCGAACGGCACAGAGTTCTCCATCCAATATGGTACTGGCAGTTTAACCGGTTATTTAGTGGAAGATACCGTATCCGTGGCGGGTTTGGCTATAAACGATCAAGTATTTGCTGTAGCCACGACGGAACCTGGCACTACTTTCGTGGATGCCGTATTCGATGGTATACTCGGTATGGGCTACCAGGAGATCTCTAATGATAATGTGGTACCACCATTCTATAATTTGTACAAACAAGGTTTGGTCAaagaacccgttttcagtttttatttgacaCGTGATGGTACCTCTAGCCAGGGTGGTGTCTTAACTTTAGGTGGCATTGATAGTGATCACTATGAAGGTGATATAACCTATGTTCCTGTCGCAAGCAAAGGATATTGGCAATTCAACGTTGATACGGTATACATTGGTGATAACGAGTTCTCTTACGAAGATTCGGCAATTGCTGACACCGGTACTAGCCTTGTGGCAGTACCCTACTATTTATATGGATATCTACAGGAACTCATTGGTGCTGAACCCGACTACGAAGGTCAATACTTTGTAGATTGCTCTCAAGTATCCAGTTTACCAAAGATCTCGTTCACCATTGCTGGCACTAACTTTACATTAGAGGGTAGCGACTACGTCATTGAAGTTGACTCTGAGAGTGGTGAGCAGTTGTGCATGACTGCTTTCGAAGATGGTGGTACTTCTTTCTGGATTTTGGGAGATGTTTTCATTGGAAAATACTACAGTGTTTTCGATTTGGGCAATAATCAAGTTGGTTTTGCTAAAgccaaataa
- the LOC126754105 gene encoding lysosomal aspartic protease-like, translating into MFKYIIIMAVISAVQCADVVRIPLLRHEKSHRTLASVRAEIAGLRSKYNVTKTQTQSIVKETLINSENMGYYGNISIGTPPQYFLVLFDTGSSDFWIPSSNCLTKDYACHDHHRYNSSKSSTYIPNGKRADMLYGSGDMSGYFSTDTVRIGGLNITNQTFVEATQEPGNTFNHKHFDGILGMGYQAFASDRVAPPFYNLWSQHLISKDIFSFYLARNGSSQQGGELILGGSDPKYYRGNISYVPVTQQGYWQFKVDSIAVNGTTVKQNFQAIADTGTSLIAVGDYEAFVTLNEKIGAKRVNADNFYVNCSTVASLPNVDIRIGGKNFSLAPSTYIHHSNGLCLSSFFYMADYIWVLGDTFIGNFYTEFDLGNNRVGFATAA; encoded by the coding sequence atgttCAAATACATTATAATTATGGCAGTCATCTCGGCGGTGCAGTGCGCTGATGTCGTACGCATTCCGCTACTTAGGCATGAAAAGAGTCACAGAACGTTGGCAAGTGTACGCGCTGAAATCGCTGGACTTCGTAGTAAATACAATGTGACAAAGACGCAGACGCAGAGTATCGTCAAAGAAACACTCATCAATTCAGAAAATATGGGTTATTATGGCAATATTAGCATCGGCACACcgccacaatattttttggtgctTTTCGATACGGGTTCTTCGGATTTTTGGATACCCTCAAGTAACTGCCTAACCAAAGATTATGCGTGTCACGACCATCATCGTTATAATAGCAGTAAATCGAGTACTTATATACCGAATGGCAAACGAGCTGACATGTTGTATGGTAGTGGTGATATGTCTGGTTACTTCTCCACCGATACCGTACGCATTGGTggtttaaatattacaaatcaAACTTTTGTTGAGGCGACACAAGAACCGGGCAATACATTTAATCATAAACATTTCGATGGCATACTCGGCATGGGTTATCAGGCATTCGCATCGGATCGCGTAGCACCACCATTCTATAACTTGTGGTCGCAACATTTGATTAGCAAGGACATATTCTCCTTCTATTTGGCGCGCAATGGCAGTTCGCAACAAGGTGGTGAACTTATATTGGGCGGTTCAGACCCCAAATATTACCGTGGTAATATTTCATATGTACCAGTTACTCAACAAGGCTATTGGCAATTCAAAGTCGACTCTATCGCGGTTAATGGTACCACCGTGAAGCAGAACTTTCAGGCAATTGCCGACACCGGCACCAGTCTTATCGCTGTTGGCGATTATGAAGCTTTCGTGACATTGAATGAGAAAATTGGCGCTAAACGAGTCAATGCGGATAACTTTTATGTTAATTGCTCTACAGTAGCGTCATTACCGAATGTTGATATTAGAATTGGTGGCAAAAACTTCAGTCTCGCGCCAAGCACCTATATACATCACTCGAATGGTTTATGCTTGTCGAGCTTCTTCTATATGGCAGATTATATATGGGTTTTGGGTGATACCTTTATTGGCAATTTCTACACTGAATTCGATTTGGGCAATAATCGTGTGGGTTTTGCGACAGCCGCTTAA
- the LOC126754115 gene encoding lysosomal aspartic protease-like, with protein sequence MLKSVIVVLCLALVVDAALVRIPLTKPSKRRSIKNYSTHLALLRSKFNSSFIVANEQLSNYEDDQYYGPITIGTPPQNFNVLFDSGSSNLWVPGAPCAANDTACSTHNTYNSSASSTYQVNNQSFAIQYGTGNLTGYLAVDTVNVSGLVITGQTFAIATSEPGTTFVYSEFDGILGMAYQQISVDNVIPPFYNMYTQGLIDSPVFAFYLTNNSADGLSANGGELTLGGYDTTHFIGDITYTPVTLEGYWQFNVESITIGTSTAICYSCSAICDSGTSLLAVPTSLYTTVQAALGAILNADGVYVFDCTQTSSLPVVSFNIAGTIFTLDSSNYVYEMEGNYGNILCVSAFEDGGTNFWILGDVFIMKYYAIFDMGNNQVGFATAVSNSSNVEVVGGGAFNLSPNFLGILIPVLLAFYFKA encoded by the coding sequence ATGTTGAAGTCGGTGATCGTGGTTTTGTGCCTAGCATTGGTCGTCGATGCCGCGCTCGTGCGCATACCGTTAACTAAACCCAGTAAGCGGCGTTCGATTAAAAACTACAGCACCCATCTAGCCTTGTTGCGCAGCAAATTCAATTCGAGTTTCATAGTTGCCAACGAACAATTGAGCAACTACGAGGACGATCAATATTATGGACCCATCACCATTGGTACACCACCGCAAAATTTTAATGTGCTCTTCGACAGCGGTTCATCGAACTTATGGGTACCTGGAGCACCGTGTGCTGCCAACGATACCGCTTGCTCCACACACAATACCTACAACTCCAGCGCATCGAGCACCTATCAAGTGAATAATCAAAGCTTCGCTATACAATATGGTACCGGCAATTTAACGGGCTACTTAGCGGTAGATACCGTTAATGTTAGCGGTTTGGTTATAACAGGACAAACTTTTGCCATAGCGACCTCGGAGCCTGGCACCACATTTGTCTACTCCGAATTCGATGGCATTCTGGGTATGGCTTATCAACAGATTTCGGTTGACAACGTTATACCACCATTCTACAATATGTACACGCAAGGCTTAATCGATTCGCCCGTCTTCGCTTTCTACCTGACCAACAATTCCGCTGATGGTCTATCTGCAAATGGTGGCGAGCTCACGCTCGGTGGTTACGATACTACGCATTTTATTGGTGATATAACTTATACACCGGTTACTCTAGAAGGCTATTGGCAATTCAATGTGGAATCGATTACTATTGGTACCAGtacagccatatgctatagttgttcggCGATTTGTGATTCTGGCACTAGTCTGTTAGCCGTGCCGACCTCACTTTACACAACTGTACAGGCTGCGCTTGGTGCTATATTGAATGCAGATGGCGTGTATGTGTTCGATTGTACCCAAACAAGCAGCCTGCCGGTAGTTTCGTTCAACATCGCTGGAACCATCTTTACTTTAGACAGCAGTAATTATGTTTATGAAATGGAGGGAAATTATGGCAATATATTGTGCGTGTCGGCTTTTGAGGATGGCGGCACGAACTTCTGGATTCTTGGCGATGTCTTCATTATGAAATACTACGCAATCTTCGACATGGGCAACAATCAAGTCGGTTTCGCGACGGCTGTTAGTAATTCCAGCAATGTAGAAGTAGTAGGAGGCGGCGCTTTCAATTTGAGCCCTAACTTTTTGGGTATCTTAATACCTGTTCTATTGGCTTTCTATTTTAAAGCATAA